In Acidobacteriota bacterium, the genomic window GAGTCTCTCTGCCTGACGCCTTCCGGTTCGTAGTCTTCTACGGGCTCGTCTCCCATGAGCCCCCGCATGATCTTCACCGCAATTTGAAACTGATACCAACGAATCACTTCTATCGCGTCTTGTATATTGGAAGCGCGATCCTGAGCGTCAAAGTCGACGAGCGGCAGGTCGGTACGGGTCGGGTCGGCATCGCGCTCTTGCTCGGATGCGGGGTACTCGCGATCGAACCATTCACTAACCAGCTTGACGTATTGCTTTGCCGATTGTGATAGCGGGTTGCTTTCGGACTTCGCCCGTTGTCGATTCTCTTCCTCCATCACAGACTCGGTGTCTATCGAGTCCAGATCGATGCCCTGTTCCGCCGCCATTTTAGCGATCATTTCGTGAGTCTGTTTGAATATCGCCCCCAGTTTTGTCCAGAACGCGTCGCTGTTTATATCGTGAGCGGCGGGATCATCGCGATCCTCTTCTTCCATTGCATAGAGCATGCAGCGGGAAGTAAACGGGCAACGCTCACACCAACGATCACAGTAGTTGTAGATGCCCTCGATGAACCGGGGATCGTCAGCAAGGTTGAGGATTTCTTTTGTCTTCATGGATATGACTCCATATCCGCTACTAACCGCGGTCGCGTCGAAGCGTCAAGCCGCCGTCAATCGTGATCACCTGACCGGTGATGTAGTTGTCGGGTTCGACCAGCAGCCTGATCACCCGAGCTACATCCTCGGGTCTGCCAAACCGCGGGATGATCTTCTGATCGACGTAGAAGTCGTACTTCCCGGACTCGATAGACTTCAGAGCCATGCCGGCGCGGTTGACGCCCGGCGCGACTACGTTGACACGGACTCCGCCGGGTCCGCCCAACTGCTTGGCCATGATTCGAGCGGCTTGAATCAACGCAGTCTTGGGACCGGCATAGTTGATACTCGATTCAAAAGCGGCCACCGCCTGCATCGTCGAGAGCAGCACAATTGCGCCGTCGTTGCCGCGCTTCGCCATCCGGGCCGCGGCTTCTCGCGCAAGCAGGAGCGGCGCGACGTAGTTCTTCTGCATAGAATCGTGCAAGTCGGCATCGGTCACATCCTCAAACTTCACCCGCGCCGGATCGCCGGTGAAACAGACCAGCCCGTACACGCCCTCACCGATTGCATCGGCCGTTTCAACGTAGCGCGCACGCACGGCCGGTTCCGAGATGTCGCCTTCCACCAGATGGACGGTGCTTTTGTATTTGGCCTCCACAGCCTGTTTCAGGGCTTCAGCTCGGACGCGGTCAGTCCGGTAACCCGCGACGACGGTGGCTCCGTCGCGAGCCAGCAGCGCAACGGCCGCGCTGCCGAGCCCACCCGTCCCGCCGGCTACAAGGATTACGCGGCTGGCTAACGACCGCTCGTTGAAATCAAAATCGAATGGATCGTCCAAGTGTGACAAGCTTGATTCTCCTCCACGGCCTACCGTTGTGGCGGAACACAAGTGTCTATCAAGCTCGCAGTCTAATCAAGCCGGCGGGTTAAGACTTGATGATTTCTATTGCTTTGTTGATGACTTCATCCGTTTTCGCTTGGGATAACTTTCCTGCACAATAAGCAATGATTCTAGAGTCGGCGGTAAACAGATGATTAGGACGTATGGCCGAATCATGATCTATCCTGCCACTCACAAAAT contains:
- a CDS encoding SDR family oxidoreductase — protein: MSHLDDPFDFDFNERSLASRVILVAGGTGGLGSAAVALLARDGATVVAGYRTDRVRAEALKQAVEAKYKSTVHLVEGDISEPAVRARYVETADAIGEGVYGLVCFTGDPARVKFEDVTDADLHDSMQKNYVAPLLLAREAAARMAKRGNDGAIVLLSTMQAVAAFESSINYAGPKTALIQAARIMAKQLGGPGGVRVNVVAPGVNRAGMALKSIESGKYDFYVDQKIIPRFGRPEDVARVIRLLVEPDNYITGQVITIDGGLTLRRDRG